In a single window of the Eleginops maclovinus isolate JMC-PN-2008 ecotype Puerto Natales chromosome 6, JC_Emac_rtc_rv5, whole genome shotgun sequence genome:
- the LOC134866195 gene encoding cytochrome b-c1 complex subunit 10: protein MIAKVIGSKFASIAKTWVPTLAVWGTVGGVAVVHFTDWRVFLDYVPYVSGKFKNDK, encoded by the exons ATGATCGCTAAAGTGATTGGTTCAAAATTTGCGTCCATCGCCAAAACATG GGTCCCCACTCTGGCTGTGTGGGGCACAGTGGGAGGTGTAGCTGTGGTCCACTTCACAGACTGGCGGGTGTTTTTGGATTATGTTCCCTACGTCAGCGGCAAATTCAAGAATGACAAATAG